The following are from one region of the Methanomassiliicoccales archaeon LGM-DZ1 genome:
- a CDS encoding HAD-IC family P-type ATPase translates to MRPNGLTSEEAARRRKAGQGNNEKEKGSRSYLSIFLQNLITPFNIILFVLGALLIVLPEKPDYINSVAAVGIIAFNVLVSTVQEMRAKHRLDKIAVLMRPTVTVLRDGAEKTVDRSEIVIGDIVHMGPGDQAQVDGTVAEERMMEMDESLLTGESSTRRKHVGDEVLSGSYCVTGECWYEVTKVGAGTFSSKMTRAAKKFEKKKTPLQIETNTVTEFLMALAFILLFVELILSFFRDNDVVDSLRSAVIILDIVPIALFLLITLNYMIASVRMADTGVLLQNSSSVESMSHVDTVCMDKTGTITTNRLVFDGIEYISPDREGTDRLIREFVSSTGSRNKTVIAVEEKFGKTECQLDDEVQFSSDRKFSAVRVRNGDSYDTVVVGAWPFLRDRASNPEGIEERLSALAGRGLRSVVFFSGHGGKLHEGDDISLPDSLEVIAVVSISDEVRPDCKEIIQSFTEAGIDIKVISGDDPETVDAIFKIAEIPGERKIISGEKLAAMSPEDFDKTALETNIFGRMRPEQKEQVVDSLRRQGRYVAMVGDGINDVRSIKKAQVGVAVQSGSGAARSVADMVLMNDNFRALPQAIVEGKRVVTGMRDILRLYLMRNFTLAFIVLVLLICLNRTPMLPIQNTLYALLTVSIMAFFMTIWAKPSDNRDLVLPKVIRYVLPTAVTTTVFALFIYCYFGWCGFVGSSGFESAVADMMDSVDLTRDALLDKLEIKQDDSSWEHAVSSSAMVYFLIVAGIMQTFLLFPVCRKLSVDGEPTTDRKPQVLAVLMLFLLAALCFVPMICIRVTSLFMFPLEQWLIIIAAAIAWFIVTFLILRGKKLDRITDAFDGWIRVILDRNFRKEAEKLSSEDVEDE, encoded by the coding sequence ATGCGGCCGAACGGTCTGACCTCTGAGGAGGCAGCCAGAAGAAGGAAGGCGGGACAGGGCAACAACGAGAAGGAGAAAGGGAGCAGGAGCTACCTCTCCATCTTCCTCCAGAACCTCATCACCCCCTTCAACATCATCCTGTTCGTCCTGGGCGCCCTCCTGATCGTCCTGCCGGAGAAGCCCGACTACATCAATTCCGTGGCGGCCGTCGGCATCATCGCCTTCAACGTCCTGGTCTCCACCGTCCAGGAGATGCGCGCCAAGCACCGCCTGGACAAGATCGCGGTCCTGATGCGCCCGACGGTCACCGTCCTCAGGGACGGCGCCGAGAAGACCGTCGACCGTTCCGAGATCGTCATCGGCGACATCGTCCACATGGGGCCCGGGGACCAGGCGCAGGTCGACGGGACCGTCGCAGAAGAGCGCATGATGGAGATGGACGAGTCCCTGCTCACCGGGGAGTCCAGCACCCGCAGGAAGCATGTCGGCGACGAGGTGCTCTCTGGTTCATACTGCGTCACCGGCGAATGCTGGTACGAGGTCACCAAGGTAGGCGCCGGGACCTTCTCGTCCAAGATGACCCGCGCGGCCAAGAAGTTCGAGAAGAAGAAGACCCCGCTGCAGATCGAGACCAACACCGTCACCGAGTTCCTCATGGCGCTGGCGTTCATCCTGCTCTTCGTGGAGCTCATCCTGTCCTTCTTCAGGGACAACGACGTGGTCGACTCCCTCAGGTCGGCCGTCATCATCCTGGACATCGTGCCCATAGCCCTTTTCCTGCTCATCACGCTGAACTACATGATCGCGTCCGTGCGGATGGCGGACACCGGCGTCCTGCTTCAGAACTCCAGTTCCGTCGAGAGCATGAGCCATGTGGACACCGTCTGCATGGACAAGACCGGGACCATAACCACCAACCGCCTCGTTTTCGACGGCATAGAGTACATATCGCCCGACCGCGAGGGCACCGACCGCCTCATCCGGGAGTTCGTATCCTCCACCGGGAGCAGGAACAAAACGGTCATCGCCGTGGAGGAGAAGTTCGGGAAGACGGAATGCCAGCTCGACGATGAGGTCCAGTTCTCCTCGGACAGGAAGTTCAGCGCCGTGAGGGTGAGGAACGGGGATTCTTACGACACCGTCGTCGTCGGTGCCTGGCCGTTCCTCAGGGACCGCGCCTCCAACCCCGAGGGCATCGAGGAGAGGCTGTCCGCGCTCGCCGGCAGGGGGCTCAGGTCCGTGGTGTTCTTCTCCGGGCACGGCGGGAAGCTGCATGAGGGCGACGACATATCGCTGCCGGATTCCCTCGAGGTCATCGCCGTGGTCTCCATCTCCGACGAGGTCCGCCCGGACTGCAAGGAGATCATACAATCGTTCACCGAGGCCGGCATCGACATCAAGGTCATCTCGGGCGACGACCCGGAGACCGTGGACGCCATCTTCAAGATCGCGGAGATCCCCGGCGAGAGGAAGATAATCTCCGGCGAGAAGCTCGCCGCCATGTCCCCCGAGGATTTCGATAAAACTGCTCTCGAGACCAACATCTTCGGGCGCATGCGCCCCGAACAGAAGGAGCAGGTGGTGGACTCCCTGAGGCGCCAGGGCAGGTACGTGGCCATGGTCGGGGACGGGATCAACGACGTCCGCTCCATCAAGAAGGCCCAGGTCGGGGTCGCCGTCCAGAGCGGGAGCGGGGCGGCCCGCAGCGTCGCCGACATGGTGCTGATGAACGACAACTTCAGGGCCCTTCCCCAGGCAATCGTCGAGGGGAAGAGGGTGGTCACCGGCATGAGGGACATCCTCAGGCTCTACCTGATGAGGAACTTCACGCTGGCCTTCATCGTCCTGGTGCTGCTGATCTGCCTCAACAGGACGCCGATGCTGCCGATACAGAACACCCTCTACGCCCTGCTGACCGTCTCAATCATGGCCTTCTTCATGACCATCTGGGCCAAGCCGTCCGACAACCGGGACCTGGTCCTGCCAAAGGTCATACGCTATGTCCTGCCGACGGCCGTGACGACGACGGTCTTCGCGCTGTTCATCTACTGCTACTTCGGATGGTGCGGGTTCGTCGGCAGCTCCGGGTTCGAGAGCGCCGTCGCGGACATGATGGACTCGGTGGACCTCACCAGGGACGCCCTGCTGGACAAGCTGGAGATAAAGCAGGACGACAGCAGCTGGGAGCACGCGGTGTCCTCCAGCGCCATGGTCTATTTCCTCATAGTCGCCGGCATAATGCAGACGTTCCTCCTCTTCCCCGTGTGCAGGAAGCTCTCCGTCGACGGGGAGCCCACGACCGACAGGAAGCCCCAGGTCCTGGCCGTCCTCATGCTCTTCCTGCTCGCCGCGCTCTGCTTCGTGCCGATGATCTGCATCAGGGTGACCTCGCTCTTCATGTTCCCGCTCGAGCAGTGGCTGATAATCATCGCCGCCGCGATAGCATGGTTCATCGTGACGTTCCTGATCCTCAGGGGGAAGAAACTGGACAGGATAACCGATGCGTTCGACGGGTGGATAAGGGTCATCCTTGACCGGAACTTCAGGAAGGAGGCCGAGAAGCTCTCCTCCGAGGATGTCGAGGACGAGTGA